The following proteins are co-located in the Deinococcus metallilatus genome:
- a CDS encoding phosphopentomutase produces the protein MLLTIIVLDSVGAGALPDAAKFGDAGAHTLNHTLAAAPVLLPNLARLGLSRVPTVQTSPQTIPAGDVQGAFGRMCEVSPGKDTSTGHWEFMGVQLQHPFQVFPDGFPPAVMDRFDAATGRGHLCNKPYSGTDVIRDYGEEHLRTGFPIVYTSADSVFQIAAHEDVVPLETLYEWCQAAREILQGEYAVARVIARPFRGEYPFERANEHRRDFSLVPPHNVLDALREKGRAVVGIGKIPDIYAHRGFTEEIHTDNNADGIQKTLARMKQAAAEGEDGLIFTNLVDFDAKYGHRRDPQGYSDALAAFDAALPDLLAAVPEDGALLVISDHGNDPTWHGTDHTREYGLLLAYRPGLKEAVDLGERATFADVGATAAGALGADWNGPGESFWPDLA, from the coding sequence ATGCTTCTGACCATCATCGTGCTGGATTCCGTCGGGGCGGGGGCACTGCCCGACGCCGCCAAGTTCGGGGACGCGGGGGCGCACACCCTCAACCACACGCTCGCGGCGGCTCCGGTGCTGCTGCCCAACCTGGCCCGCCTGGGCCTCAGCCGCGTGCCGACCGTCCAGACCTCGCCTCAGACGATTCCGGCGGGGGACGTGCAGGGCGCGTTTGGCCGGATGTGCGAGGTCAGCCCGGGCAAGGACACCAGCACCGGGCACTGGGAGTTCATGGGCGTGCAGCTTCAGCACCCCTTCCAGGTCTTCCCCGACGGCTTCCCCCCCGCCGTGATGGACCGCTTCGACGCGGCGACCGGACGCGGGCACCTCTGCAACAAGCCCTACAGCGGCACGGACGTGATCCGCGACTACGGCGAGGAACACCTGCGGACCGGGTTTCCCATCGTCTACACCAGTGCCGACAGCGTGTTCCAGATCGCCGCGCACGAGGACGTGGTGCCCCTGGAGACGCTGTACGAGTGGTGCCAGGCGGCGCGCGAGATTTTGCAGGGCGAGTACGCGGTGGCGCGGGTGATCGCCCGGCCTTTCCGGGGCGAGTACCCCTTCGAGCGGGCGAACGAACACCGCAGGGACTTCTCGCTGGTGCCGCCGCACAACGTGCTGGACGCGCTGCGGGAAAAGGGCCGCGCGGTGGTCGGCATCGGCAAGATTCCCGACATCTACGCGCACCGGGGCTTCACCGAGGAGATTCACACCGACAACAACGCGGACGGCATTCAGAAGACGCTCGCGCGGATGAAGCAGGCGGCGGCGGAAGGCGAAGACGGGCTGATCTTCACGAATCTGGTGGATTTCGATGCGAAGTACGGGCACCGCCGCGACCCGCAGGGGTACAGCGATGCTCTCGCGGCCTTCGACGCGGCGCTGCCGGACCTCCTCGCCGCCGTGCCGGAGGACGGGGCGCTGCTGGTGATCAGCGACCACGGCAACGACCCCACCTGGCACGGCACCGACCATACCCGTGAATACGGGTTGCTGCTGGCTTACCGCCCCGGCCTGAAGGAAGCGGTGGACCTGGGCGAGCGGGCCACCTTCGCGGACGTGGGCGCGACCGCTGCGGGGGCGCTGGGCGCCGACTGGAACGGGCCGGGTGAGAGCTTCTGGCCGGACCTGGCATGA
- a CDS encoding IS5 family transposase (programmed frameshift) has product MGRTDLTEQQWAILAPLLPKNPKKGHAYKDHKPVLNGILWRQKTGATWRDIPERYGSWKTCHDRFTRWSRSGVWAEILAALHLKADAEGKIDWEGAAVDSTHVKAHRSAMGARKEPAKLGKKGALEDEWLGISRGGRTTKIHVLMDGKCRPLSVLISAGQASDPTYLVPLLEAVRVGRPGPGRPRKRPPTLRMDRAYGARKYRRALRARKIRCVCPERQDARKARLRKGKRGGRPPKFDAEAYKGRQVVERGINRLKDFRAIATRYEKRGHQFLAGVHLACILLWL; this is encoded by the exons ATGGGACGGACAGATTTGACGGAGCAGCAGTGGGCCATTCTGGCCCCACTGCTCCCCAAAAACCCCAAGAAGGGACACGCCTACAAGGACCATAAGCCGGTGCTGAACGGCATTCTTTGGCGTCAGAAGACCGGGGCAACGTGGCGAGACATTCCCGAGCGGTATGGGTCGTGGAAGACGTGTCATGACCGCTTCACCCGCTGGTCGCGCAGCGGGGTCTGGGCCGAGATTCTGGCCGCCCTGCACCTGAAAGCGGATGCTGAGGGAAAGATTGATTGGGAAGGCGCGGCGGTGGACAGCACGCACGTCAAAGCCCATCGCAGCGCGATGGGCGCACGAAAAGAGCCAGCCAAGCTGG GAAAAAAGGGGGCGCTCGAAGACGAGTGGCTCGGGATCAGTCGTGGGGGACGCACCACCAAAATCCACGTCCTGATGGATGGGAAGTGTCGGCCCCTCAGTGTGCTGATCTCTGCTGGGCAGGCGAGCGACCCGACCTACCTCGTGCCGCTTCTGGAGGCCGTGCGGGTGGGGCGTCCCGGTCCGGGACGCCCGCGCAAGCGTCCCCCGACCCTTCGGATGGATCGGGCGTATGGGGCGAGGAAATACCGGCGTGCTTTGCGGGCACGCAAGATCAGGTGTGTCTGTCCCGAGCGCCAGGATGCGCGCAAGGCCCGGCTGCGGAAGGGCAAGCGGGGGGGACGCCCCCCAAAATTTGACGCAGAAGCCTACAAAGGCCGCCAGGTCGTCGAACGGGGGATCAATCGCCTCAAGGATTTTCGGGCGATTGCCACCCGGTACGAGAAGCGTGGACACCAGTTTTTAGCCGGTGTCCACCTCGCTTGCATCCTTCTTTGGCTTTGA
- a CDS encoding NUDIX hydrolase: MSTSLASFFGFDSSARQTLGRKLERGESITAGLRREIMEEAGIIATRMTLRGTLNWPGFGQNGEDWLGFIFLIEAFEGNPPAANAEGTLSWQPIDRLLRGDLPIWEGDKLFLPLVFDHDPRAFHGVMPYRDGRPAGWEVERL, encoded by the coding sequence GTGTCCACCTCGCTTGCATCCTTCTTTGGCTTTGATTCTTCAGCCAGACAGACCCTAGGCCGCAAGCTGGAGCGTGGGGAGAGTATTACGGCTGGCCTGCGGCGGGAAATCATGGAAGAGGCGGGGATCATCGCCACCCGCATGACCCTGCGGGGCACGCTCAACTGGCCCGGCTTCGGCCAGAACGGTGAAGACTGGCTGGGTTTCATCTTCCTGATCGAAGCCTTCGAGGGAAATCCACCTGCCGCCAACGCGGAGGGCACGCTGTCCTGGCAACCCATCGACAGGCTCCTGAGGGGCGATCTGCCCATCTGGGAAGGGGACAAACTCTTCCTGCCCCTGGTCTTTGACCATGATCCCCGTGCGTTTCATGGGGTTATGCCTTACCGGGATGGCCGCCCGGCAGGCTGGGAAGTTGAGCGGCTCTGA
- the lptB gene encoding LPS export ABC transporter ATP-binding protein, translated as MTAPAAIPTVTHAAARPELTAQGLSKTYGRRQVVRGVDFTVRPGEIVALFGPNGAGKTTTFYMVVGFIRPGKGSIVLGDRDVTRLPMHERARLGLGYLPQEPSAFRKLTARDNLLAILEYQNLSRAEQEARADALLAEFGLTHLANSYAYQLSGGERRRLELARALTTDPDYLLLDEPFTGVDPKSIREIQRLIRELRDRRGIGVFITDHNVRETIALTDRVYLMFDGEVKFQGTPQEFARDQDARRHYLGDDFEL; from the coding sequence GTGACTGCCCCCGCCGCCATCCCGACCGTCACACACGCGGCCGCGCGCCCCGAACTCACCGCCCAGGGCCTCAGCAAGACGTATGGGCGGCGCCAGGTGGTGCGCGGGGTGGATTTCACGGTGCGGCCGGGCGAGATCGTGGCGCTCTTCGGGCCGAACGGGGCGGGGAAGACGACGACCTTTTACATGGTGGTGGGATTTATCCGGCCTGGTAAGGGAAGCATCGTGCTGGGCGACCGCGACGTGACCCGGTTGCCCATGCACGAGCGGGCGCGGCTGGGCCTGGGCTATCTGCCGCAGGAGCCGAGCGCCTTTCGCAAGCTGACCGCACGGGATAACCTGCTCGCCATCCTCGAATACCAGAACCTCTCCCGCGCCGAGCAGGAGGCCCGCGCCGACGCGCTGCTGGCCGAGTTCGGCCTGACCCACCTGGCGAACAGTTACGCCTACCAGCTCTCGGGCGGGGAGCGGCGCCGTCTGGAACTGGCCCGCGCGCTGACCACCGACCCCGATTATCTGCTGCTGGACGAGCCGTTTACCGGGGTGGACCCCAAGAGCATCCGCGAGATTCAGCGGCTGATCCGCGAACTGCGCGACCGGCGGGGCATTGGCGTCTTTATCACCGACCACAATGTCCGCGAAACCATCGCCCTGACCGACCGCGTCTACCTGATGTTCGACGGCGAGGTGAAGTTCCAGGGCACGCCGCAGGAATTTGCCCGGGACCAGGACGCGCGCCGCCACTACCTCGGCGACGACTTCGAACTGTAA
- a CDS encoding DUF3084 domain-containing protein has translation MLWLFLPFVVVLAGVVAYAADTIARKVGRKHLRWFGLRPKSTALLVAVLSGMGISAASLAAFLLLNRNAVNTIAQADQLRPQINALRGEVQEVQGDLRAVQRDRDTARQEAERLRQEREAARQSLQNANAERQAAEAQRAAAQAQTQVLQQRVSELTALRAQLEKRAEASRARLAASEAALASSRDRARTLDARVQALNEQVGTLDARAAQAEAGATQAQARAQAAQTRAEQAQSRAAQLDAQVRTLEASRQQVEAQRNQLAQERDAARAARDIAVAASAQAQAQRLAAQRDRDRLAAERTRLLADRDRLRGERDAATQVRDAATRDRDAALHERDRVQADLAALRTQQTDLRAANEALARDLASTRASLGKLQDEYSSARDELSASRNTDLAFPKNDLVYAGVVPSVRNLDGFLQDASAAASSRGAKGDPAARLSAPARAVLETKLRGLNASTFVQCRAASNTAVGFPVDLTCDARPNSVLYRGGQPIRRATVTLGGDTRALQAQIQNLVQDAVVDLTTSGVPSEYITNQGLDVNEFVDLLTRLSSRSGSSATVAIAARDDVRPGGRVDLYPVLP, from the coding sequence ATGTTGTGGCTCTTTTTGCCCTTTGTGGTGGTCCTCGCGGGGGTCGTGGCGTACGCCGCCGATACGATTGCCCGCAAGGTGGGGCGCAAACACCTGCGCTGGTTCGGGCTGCGGCCCAAGAGCACGGCGCTGCTGGTGGCGGTGCTGTCGGGCATGGGCATCAGCGCGGCCAGCCTGGCGGCCTTTTTGCTGCTGAACCGCAATGCGGTCAACACCATCGCGCAGGCCGACCAGCTCCGCCCGCAGATCAACGCGCTGCGCGGAGAGGTGCAGGAGGTGCAGGGCGACCTGCGGGCCGTGCAGCGCGACCGCGACACCGCCCGGCAGGAGGCCGAGCGGCTGCGCCAGGAGCGGGAGGCGGCGCGCCAGAGCCTCCAGAACGCCAACGCCGAGCGGCAGGCCGCCGAGGCGCAGCGGGCAGCGGCGCAGGCCCAGACCCAGGTGTTACAGCAGCGCGTCTCGGAGCTGACGGCCCTGCGGGCCCAGTTGGAGAAGCGCGCCGAGGCAAGCCGCGCCCGCCTCGCGGCCTCGGAGGCGGCCCTCGCGTCCAGCCGGGACCGCGCCCGCACCCTGGATGCCCGCGTCCAGGCCCTCAACGAACAGGTGGGCACGCTCGACGCCCGCGCCGCCCAGGCCGAGGCCGGTGCCACCCAGGCGCAGGCCCGCGCGCAGGCCGCCCAGACGCGGGCCGAACAGGCCCAGAGCCGCGCGGCGCAGCTCGACGCGCAGGTTCGCACCCTGGAAGCGTCCCGCCAGCAGGTGGAGGCCCAGCGCAACCAGCTCGCGCAGGAGCGGGACGCGGCGCGCGCCGCGCGGGACATCGCCGTGGCCGCCAGCGCCCAGGCCCAGGCTCAGCGCCTCGCCGCGCAGCGCGACCGCGACCGCCTCGCCGCCGAGCGCACCCGCCTGCTCGCGGACCGTGACCGCCTGCGGGGCGAGCGCGACGCGGCCACCCAGGTGCGGGACGCCGCCACCCGTGACCGGGACGCCGCCCTGCACGAGCGCGACCGCGTGCAGGCGGACCTCGCCGCGCTGCGGACCCAGCAGACCGACCTGCGCGCCGCGAACGAGGCGCTGGCCCGCGACCTCGCCAGCACCCGCGCCAGCCTGGGCAAGTTGCAGGACGAATATTCCAGCGCCCGCGACGAACTCAGCGCCAGCCGCAACACCGACCTCGCCTTTCCCAAGAATGACCTGGTGTACGCGGGGGTGGTGCCCAGCGTCCGCAACCTCGACGGCTTCCTGCAAGATGCGTCGGCGGCCGCCAGCAGCCGGGGCGCGAAGGGCGACCCCGCCGCGCGCCTGAGCGCCCCCGCCCGCGCCGTCCTCGAAACCAAGCTGCGCGGTCTGAACGCCAGCACCTTCGTGCAGTGCCGCGCCGCGAGCAACACCGCCGTCGGCTTTCCGGTGGACCTCACCTGCGACGCCCGGCCCAACAGCGTCCTCTACCGGGGCGGCCAGCCGATCCGCCGCGCCACCGTCACGCTGGGCGGCGACACCCGCGCCCTCCAGGCCCAGATCCAGAATCTGGTGCAGGACGCCGTGGTGGACCTCACCACCAGCGGCGTGCCCAGCGAGTACATCACGAATCAGGGCCTCGACGTGAACGAGTTCGTGGACCTGCTGACCCGGCTGAGCAGCCGCAGCGGCTCCAGCGCCACCGTCGCCATCGCTGCTCGCGACGACGTGCGCCCGGGGGGGCGGGTGGACCTCTACCCGGTGCTGCCCTGA
- a CDS encoding ABC transporter substrate-binding protein has protein sequence MRRLLLPLSLLLGTLAQAEPVRIEFWHAMDGVQGTVAGYAQAFNRSQSQYEVVPRSLGNYRDLLPQLQAALKAGNAPALVQVEFTQFPRLVADGQLTDLSRLTDALPADLPRDLYAPVWRAGEVGGKRYGLPWNVSVPVLLYNAGALRRAGASVPQTWAELEAVSRSLAVNGRRPLVAAADAWTFEANVTSRGGSLVVNGRPNLNGPEAVEALTQLARMSAAGLAQPRRLSEATRAAFDFARGQNLFVPASVANWTDARKLPFFQLGIAPFPCEKAGACTVPLGGANLAVPRGATPAQQAGAVAFWQFLMDPARLADWVKTTAYAPPRRSVTPLLNDWYAKNPQLKAAHAQLDRAVPRPTAPAYGEWTAYLEDAIAQATTGKLSAKAALDEAQRRAEGR, from the coding sequence ATGCGCCGCCTGCTTCTCCCCCTGTCCCTGCTGCTGGGCACCCTCGCCCAGGCCGAACCGGTCCGCATCGAGTTCTGGCACGCGATGGACGGCGTGCAGGGGACCGTGGCCGGGTACGCCCAGGCCTTCAACCGTTCGCAGTCGCAGTATGAGGTGGTGCCCCGGTCACTGGGAAACTACCGGGACCTGCTGCCGCAACTTCAGGCCGCGCTGAAGGCCGGGAATGCCCCGGCCCTCGTGCAGGTGGAGTTCACCCAGTTTCCCCGGCTGGTCGCGGACGGGCAGCTCACGGACCTCTCCCGCCTCACGGACGCCCTCCCAGCGGACCTGCCACGCGACCTGTACGCCCCGGTCTGGCGCGCGGGCGAGGTTGGGGGCAAGCGCTACGGCCTCCCCTGGAACGTCAGCGTGCCGGTCCTGCTGTACAACGCGGGGGCGCTGCGCCGGGCGGGGGCCAGCGTGCCGCAGACCTGGGCGGAGCTGGAAGCCGTGAGCCGCAGCCTGGCAGTGAACGGCAGGCGTCCGCTGGTCGCCGCCGCCGACGCCTGGACCTTCGAGGCGAACGTCACCTCGCGCGGGGGCAGCCTGGTCGTGAACGGGCGGCCCAACCTGAACGGCCCCGAGGCGGTGGAGGCGCTCACCCAGCTCGCCCGCATGAGCGCCGCCGGGCTCGCACAGCCGCGCCGCCTCTCGGAAGCCACCCGCGCGGCCTTCGACTTCGCGCGGGGCCAGAACCTGTTCGTGCCCGCCAGCGTCGCCAACTGGACCGACGCGCGCAAGCTCCCGTTCTTCCAACTGGGGATCGCGCCTTTCCCCTGCGAGAAGGCCGGAGCCTGCACCGTTCCGCTGGGCGGCGCAAATCTCGCCGTGCCGCGCGGCGCGACGCCCGCCCAGCAGGCCGGGGCAGTCGCCTTCTGGCAATTCCTGATGGACCCGGCCCGCCTGGCCGACTGGGTGAAGACCACCGCCTACGCCCCACCCCGGCGCAGCGTCACGCCCCTGCTGAATGACTGGTACGCCAAGAACCCGCAACTGAAGGCCGCGCACGCGCAACTGGACCGCGCCGTCCCCCGCCCCACTGCGCCCGCTTATGGCGAGTGGACGGCGTACCTGGAAGACGCCATCGCGCAGGCCACCACCGGGAAGCTGAGCGCGAAGGCCGCACTGGACGAGGCGCAGCGCCGGGCCGAGGGACGGTAG
- a CDS encoding carbohydrate ABC transporter permease, protein MNSKNPAVRTLTLIVFWLVVLIVLFYVLFPFYWALKTSFTGPAQLSAEALQWFPSNPTWQNFRDVFAGQPFGRNLLNSVVVATGTVLLSLLLSALAAYALGKFRFQGKSVLMYIILAVSVFPQIAVLSGLYTMIKTFSLYNTWGGLILSYMIFTLPFTVWTLTAFVREIPTELEEAAYVDGASPLQTLFQVLLPVMTPALVTTGLLAFINAWNEYLFALTFTSDNTAKTVPVAIGNFSGATIYENPFGQIMAASVIVTIPLIVLVLVFQRNIVSGLTAGAVKG, encoded by the coding sequence ATGAATTCCAAGAATCCCGCCGTCCGCACCCTCACCCTGATCGTCTTCTGGCTGGTCGTGCTGATCGTCCTCTTCTACGTGCTGTTTCCCTTCTACTGGGCGCTGAAGACCAGCTTCACCGGCCCGGCGCAGCTCTCCGCCGAGGCGCTGCAATGGTTCCCCAGCAACCCCACCTGGCAGAACTTCCGCGACGTGTTCGCCGGACAGCCCTTTGGCCGCAACCTGCTCAACAGCGTCGTGGTCGCGACCGGTACCGTGCTCCTCAGCCTGCTGCTGTCGGCGCTGGCGGCCTACGCGCTGGGCAAGTTCCGCTTCCAGGGCAAGAGCGTCCTGATGTACATCATCCTGGCGGTCAGCGTGTTCCCGCAGATCGCGGTGCTGTCGGGCCTGTACACCATGATCAAGACCTTTTCGCTGTACAACACCTGGGGCGGCCTGATCCTCTCGTACATGATCTTCACGCTGCCCTTCACGGTCTGGACCCTGACGGCCTTCGTGCGCGAGATTCCCACCGAACTGGAGGAGGCCGCCTATGTGGACGGCGCCTCGCCGCTCCAGACCCTCTTCCAGGTGCTGCTGCCGGTGATGACGCCCGCGCTGGTCACGACCGGTCTGCTGGCCTTTATCAACGCCTGGAACGAGTACCTGTTCGCGCTGACCTTCACGTCCGACAACACCGCCAAGACCGTGCCGGTCGCCATCGGCAACTTCAGCGGCGCGACCATCTACGAGAATCCCTTCGGGCAGATCATGGCCGCCAGCGTGATCGTGACCATTCCGCTGATCGTGCTGGTGCTGGTGTTCCAGCGCAACATCGTCTCCGGCCTGACGGCGGGGGCGGTCAAGGGCTGA
- a CDS encoding carbohydrate ABC transporter permease, with product MTTTPTSTRPAVRRTRGLHASRTRVALLLLVPMLLVLAAVAGYPLLRTIYLSFTDYNILQDPAPKWIGLGNYWFTTPEGVGLGVLQTPEWWQSVWNTVKFTVGSVILETVLGLAFALIINSKIKGRGFLRTAILVPWAIPTVVSAQMWNWMYNDSFGVISQWGQKLGFLHTGESFLSNPDTALAALVAVDVWKTTPFMALLLLAGLQTIPSDMYEAADVDGASPWTQFWRLTLPLLTPALLVALIFRTLDALRVFDMPYIVKGNAPETITMSIYARQQLILNSQFGFGSAISVMIFLIIMVFTAIYVTSLRVKFD from the coding sequence ATGACCACCACCCCCACCTCCACCCGGCCTGCCGTCCGCCGGACACGTGGCCTGCACGCCAGCCGCACCCGCGTCGCCCTGCTGCTGCTGGTGCCGATGCTGCTGGTGCTGGCCGCCGTCGCCGGGTATCCCCTGCTGCGGACGATCTACCTGTCCTTTACCGACTACAACATCCTGCAAGACCCGGCGCCGAAGTGGATCGGCCTGGGCAACTACTGGTTCACCACGCCGGAAGGCGTGGGCCTGGGCGTCCTCCAGACGCCGGAGTGGTGGCAGTCGGTGTGGAACACGGTCAAGTTCACGGTCGGCAGCGTGATCCTCGAAACCGTGCTGGGCCTGGCCTTCGCGCTGATCATCAACTCCAAGATCAAGGGCCGGGGCTTCCTGCGGACGGCCATTCTGGTGCCCTGGGCGATTCCCACGGTCGTCAGCGCGCAGATGTGGAACTGGATGTACAACGATTCTTTCGGGGTCATCTCGCAGTGGGGGCAGAAGCTGGGCTTCCTGCATACCGGCGAGTCCTTTCTCAGCAACCCCGACACGGCTCTGGCCGCGCTGGTCGCGGTGGACGTGTGGAAGACCACGCCCTTCATGGCGCTGCTGCTGCTGGCGGGCCTCCAGACCATCCCCAGCGACATGTACGAGGCCGCCGACGTGGACGGGGCCTCGCCCTGGACGCAGTTCTGGCGGCTGACGCTGCCGCTGCTCACGCCCGCTCTCCTGGTCGCGCTGATCTTCCGCACGCTGGACGCGCTGCGCGTCTTTGACATGCCGTACATCGTGAAGGGGAACGCGCCCGAGACGATCACCATGAGCATCTACGCCCGGCAACAACTGATCCTGAACTCGCAGTTCGGGTTCGGCAGCGCCATCAGCGTGATGATCTTCCTCATCATCATGGTGTTCACGGCGATCTACGTGACCAGCCTGCGCGTGAAGTTCGACTGA
- a CDS encoding ABC transporter substrate-binding protein, which yields MKKAIAIASLTAAFSLSAAHAQGVTLTFACDSVGQGYDECQKGANAWAKQTGNTVKLLQVPKETDQRLALYQQQLGAKSGDVDVYMIDVVWPGLIGQHLLDLKSSIPQSQINSYFPAIVQNNTVNGKLVGIPWFTDAGVLYYRTDLLKKYGYNAAPKTWNELSTMAQKIQAGERKTNPKFVGFVFQGKNYEGLTCDALEWINSFGGGTIIDNSGKITVNNDKAVEALRAIQAMVGPVAPQAVTTYGEEEARNVWQAGNSAFMRNWPYAYSLAEASGSPIKGKVGVAALPAGPGGKPAATLGGWQLAVNAYSKHPKEAASLVQYLTSAPEQKRRAIQASYNPTIASLYKDPEVLKAVPFFGSLYDVFINAVARPATVTGGKYNEVSNAFSTAVYNVLTNKSAPGPALKSLEGQLSRIKGRGW from the coding sequence ATGAAGAAAGCCATTGCCATCGCCAGCCTGACCGCCGCCTTCTCGCTCAGCGCCGCGCACGCGCAGGGCGTGACCCTCACCTTCGCCTGCGACAGCGTGGGCCAGGGCTACGATGAGTGCCAGAAGGGGGCCAACGCCTGGGCCAAGCAGACGGGCAACACCGTGAAGCTGCTTCAGGTGCCCAAGGAAACCGACCAGCGTCTGGCGCTGTACCAGCAGCAACTCGGGGCCAAGTCCGGGGATGTGGACGTGTACATGATCGACGTGGTGTGGCCCGGATTGATCGGCCAGCACCTCCTCGACCTCAAGTCGTCCATCCCGCAGAGCCAGATCAACTCGTACTTCCCGGCCATCGTTCAGAACAACACCGTGAACGGCAAGCTGGTGGGCATCCCCTGGTTCACCGACGCGGGCGTGCTGTACTACCGTACCGACCTGCTGAAGAAGTACGGCTACAACGCGGCACCCAAGACCTGGAACGAACTCTCCACGATGGCGCAGAAGATCCAGGCGGGCGAGCGCAAGACCAACCCCAAGTTCGTGGGCTTCGTCTTCCAGGGCAAGAACTACGAGGGCCTGACCTGCGACGCGCTGGAATGGATCAACTCCTTCGGCGGCGGCACCATCATCGACAACAGCGGCAAGATCACTGTGAATAACGACAAGGCCGTGGAGGCCCTGCGCGCCATTCAGGCGATGGTCGGCCCGGTGGCGCCCCAGGCCGTGACCACCTACGGCGAGGAGGAAGCGCGCAACGTGTGGCAGGCCGGGAACTCTGCCTTCATGCGGAACTGGCCCTACGCCTACTCGCTGGCGGAAGCCTCCGGCAGCCCGATCAAGGGGAAGGTCGGCGTGGCCGCGCTGCCCGCTGGCCCCGGTGGCAAGCCCGCCGCGACGCTGGGCGGCTGGCAGCTCGCCGTGAACGCCTACAGCAAGCACCCCAAGGAAGCGGCCAGCCTGGTGCAGTACCTGACCAGCGCGCCGGAGCAGAAGCGCCGCGCCATCCAGGCCAGCTACAACCCCACCATCGCCTCGCTCTACAAGGACCCGGAGGTCCTGAAGGCGGTGCCCTTCTTCGGCAGCCTGTACGACGTGTTTATCAACGCCGTCGCGCGCCCCGCCACCGTGACGGGCGGCAAGTACAACGAAGTCAGCAACGCCTTCAGCACCGCCGTGTACAACGTGCTGACCAACAAGAGCGCGCCCGGCCCGGCCCTCAAGTCGCTCGAAGGCCAGCTCTCGCGCATCAAGGGACGCGGCTGGTAA